The Candidatus Acidiferrales bacterium genome has a segment encoding these proteins:
- a CDS encoding LysE family translocator, with protein MTVPHALIAFAIAAALLTITPGLDTALVLRTAAVEGPRRAWLAGTGICSGLFGWALAVSVGLGALLAVSHLAYNALRIVGACYLIYLGGKIFFRKSAALAETERLASAEVAAAASSESAARWFARGFLCNILNPKVGVFYVTFLPQFIPAGVGVTSFILLLASIHVAEGLLWFVVLISATNLLSSWLRRPRVAKAIDRVTGAVLVGFGLALALEKSR; from the coding sequence ATGACCGTCCCTCACGCGCTCATCGCTTTCGCCATCGCCGCGGCGCTTCTCACCATCACGCCCGGCCTAGACACAGCTCTCGTCCTCCGCACCGCCGCCGTCGAAGGTCCTCGCCGCGCGTGGCTCGCTGGCACGGGAATTTGCAGCGGACTTTTCGGCTGGGCTCTCGCGGTTTCGGTAGGACTCGGCGCGCTACTCGCCGTTTCGCATCTTGCCTACAACGCGCTTCGCATCGTCGGCGCTTGTTACTTGATTTATCTCGGAGGAAAAATATTCTTTCGCAAATCCGCGGCGCTCGCCGAGACAGAACGTCTGGCTTCTGCAGAAGTCGCAGCAGCGGCTTCTTCTGAAAGCGCGGCACGCTGGTTCGCCCGCGGCTTCCTCTGCAACATCCTCAATCCCAAAGTCGGCGTCTTCTACGTCACTTTCCTGCCGCAATTCATTCCCGCTGGCGTCGGCGTGACTTCCTTCATCCTGCTGCTCGCTTCCATTCACGTCGCCGAAGGACTGCTCTGGTTCGTCGTGCTCATCTCCGCCACGAATTTGCTTTCCTCGTGGCTGCGCCGCCCGCGCGTCGCCAAGGCTATTGACCGCGTCACCGGCGCCGTGCTCGTCGGCTTCGGCCTCGCTCTTGCTCTCGAAAAATCGCGCTGA
- the polA gene encoding DNA polymerase I, whose amino-acid sequence MTSATSERKKLFLVDAMGYIFRAYYAPMGERFEHNGLPTKVPYIFATMIRRLIESKELAPDYLGIVFDTPEPTFRDKLFDQYKAQRAPVPDDLIVQLPFVRKYCEAMRLPILEMAGYEADDVIASLARQAAEKKLDIYIVTADKDFMQLVGGPVRMLNPSKGDLIIDEKKVEELMGVPPSKVADVMALMGDAIDNIPGARDPNEKPAPGERRKPGIGDVGARTLIQQFGSAEEAIRRAKEVSRTSYREALENNAKFVKLSKELATIHAKAPVKLELDTLRLRQPDLNVLREFYAELGFTSLLKSLPAVTMSGETDYANFESAKELREFLEKLSAKDEVAVWLAFESDDPDDEGYGTRVRAIEVSNRAGFARVCANDERDSALAAIADWMTDAKRPKIAHDAKLFELLGLSDAEAAKRNAAGVRHATMLYSYLLRPTTANHAFAEAVLRQLNVTLSGAAGEHADFLMRLAPALRAEVEKQKLAELYAKIDLPLAGVLSRMERAGVHIDPKSLKKISATLEKEIGALEKKIFKLAGVEFNINSPVQLAEVLYDRLGLALPKRTRAKARSTAAEVLTELAALHEMPRLVMEYREQAKLKSTYADALQERISPQTGRLHTQLSQTGAATGRLASSNPNLQNIPVRTELGREIRAAFVAEKGNVLLSADYSQIELRILAHFSEDPVLVEAFRRAEDIHSRTAQEVFGVAPFAQTAEHRRAAKVINFGIIYGLSAFGLAQNLQIDQKEAVKFIAAYFVRYKGVKKYLERQVEETRQIGFTRTLFGRIRPIPEINSPQANLRNFAERTAMNTPLQGTAADLIKLAMIDIDGKLSEGEFASRMILQVHDELLFEGPKSEMERLTPMVREAMEKVYELRVPLVVDMKMGENWRDMEPVGVK is encoded by the coding sequence ATGACATCTGCAACTTCCGAGCGCAAGAAACTATTTCTGGTGGACGCGATGGGGTACATCTTTCGCGCCTACTACGCACCCATGGGCGAACGATTCGAGCACAACGGCCTGCCGACGAAAGTTCCTTACATTTTTGCGACGATGATCCGGCGGCTGATCGAAAGCAAAGAGCTTGCGCCGGATTATCTGGGCATCGTGTTCGATACGCCGGAGCCGACGTTTCGCGACAAGCTTTTCGACCAATACAAGGCGCAGCGCGCGCCCGTGCCGGACGATTTGATCGTGCAATTGCCATTTGTGCGGAAATATTGCGAAGCGATGCGGCTGCCGATTCTGGAGATGGCGGGATACGAGGCCGATGACGTGATCGCGTCGCTGGCGCGGCAGGCGGCTGAGAAAAAACTCGATATTTACATCGTGACGGCGGACAAGGATTTCATGCAGCTGGTGGGCGGGCCGGTGCGGATGCTGAATCCGTCGAAGGGCGACCTGATCATTGACGAGAAAAAAGTCGAGGAACTGATGGGCGTGCCGCCGTCGAAGGTCGCGGACGTGATGGCGCTGATGGGCGATGCGATCGACAACATTCCCGGCGCGCGAGATCCGAACGAGAAGCCGGCGCCGGGCGAGCGGCGGAAGCCGGGCATCGGCGACGTGGGGGCGCGGACGCTGATCCAGCAATTCGGCAGCGCGGAAGAAGCGATCCGGCGAGCGAAGGAAGTGAGCCGCACGAGTTATCGCGAGGCGCTGGAGAACAACGCGAAATTCGTGAAACTGAGCAAGGAGCTGGCGACGATTCACGCCAAAGCTCCGGTGAAGCTGGAACTCGACACGCTGCGGCTGCGGCAGCCGGACTTGAATGTGCTGCGCGAATTTTATGCGGAGCTGGGATTCACGTCGCTGCTGAAGAGCTTGCCCGCGGTGACGATGAGCGGCGAAACGGATTACGCGAATTTCGAATCCGCGAAAGAGCTGCGAGAATTTCTGGAAAAACTGTCGGCGAAAGATGAGGTTGCGGTGTGGCTCGCGTTCGAGAGCGACGATCCGGACGACGAGGGATATGGCACGCGCGTGCGAGCGATTGAAGTCTCGAACCGTGCGGGATTCGCGCGCGTCTGTGCGAATGACGAAAGGGATTCCGCGCTGGCAGCGATTGCGGATTGGATGACAGACGCGAAACGACCGAAGATCGCTCATGATGCGAAATTGTTCGAGCTGCTTGGGCTGAGCGACGCGGAGGCAGCGAAACGCAATGCGGCTGGGGTACGGCACGCGACGATGCTCTATTCGTATTTACTGCGGCCGACGACAGCGAATCACGCGTTTGCAGAAGCCGTGCTGCGGCAATTGAACGTGACGCTCTCCGGCGCGGCCGGCGAGCATGCAGATTTTCTGATGCGGCTGGCGCCGGCGCTGCGCGCGGAAGTGGAAAAACAGAAACTGGCCGAGCTCTACGCGAAAATCGATCTGCCGCTGGCGGGCGTGCTTTCGCGTATGGAACGCGCAGGCGTGCATATCGATCCGAAGTCGCTGAAGAAAATTTCGGCGACGCTGGAAAAGGAAATTGGCGCGCTGGAAAAGAAGATTTTCAAGCTCGCGGGAGTGGAGTTCAACATCAATTCGCCGGTGCAACTGGCGGAGGTGTTGTATGACCGGCTGGGACTGGCGCTGCCGAAGCGCACGCGCGCGAAAGCGCGTTCGACGGCGGCGGAAGTGCTGACGGAACTTGCCGCGCTGCATGAAATGCCGCGGCTGGTGATGGAGTATCGCGAGCAAGCGAAACTGAAATCCACTTACGCGGACGCGCTGCAGGAGCGGATTTCACCGCAGACGGGGCGATTGCACACGCAACTGAGCCAGACGGGCGCGGCGACAGGACGACTGGCGTCTTCGAATCCGAATTTGCAGAACATTCCCGTGCGGACGGAGCTAGGACGCGAGATTCGCGCGGCGTTTGTGGCGGAGAAAGGAAACGTGCTGCTGTCAGCGGATTATTCGCAGATCGAACTGCGCATCCTGGCGCACTTCTCCGAGGATCCAGTGCTGGTGGAGGCGTTCCGGCGCGCGGAAGATATTCATTCGCGGACGGCGCAGGAAGTTTTCGGCGTTGCGCCGTTCGCGCAGACGGCGGAGCATCGGCGCGCAGCGAAAGTGATCAATTTCGGAATTATCTATGGGCTTTCGGCGTTCGGGCTGGCGCAGAATCTGCAGATTGACCAGAAAGAGGCCGTGAAATTCATCGCCGCGTATTTCGTGCGCTACAAGGGCGTGAAGAAATATCTCGAGCGGCAAGTGGAGGAGACGCGGCAAATCGGATTTACGCGAACGTTGTTCGGGCGCATCCGGCCGATCCCGGAAATCAATTCGCCGCAGGCGAATTTGCGAAACTTCGCCGAGCGCACGGCGATGAACACGCCGCTGCAGGGTACGGCCGCGGATTTGATCAAACTGGCGATGATTGACATCGACGGGAAGCTGAGCGAAGGAGAATTCGCGTCGCGGATGATTTTGCAGGTGCATGACGAATTGTTGTTTGAAGGACCGAAGAGCGAGATGGAGCGGCTGACGCCGATGGTGCGGGAGGCGATGGAGAAAGTTTACGAACTGCGCGTGCCGCTCGTGGTGGACATGAAGATGGGCGAGAACTGGCGCGATATGGAGCCGGTGGGCGTAAAATAA
- a CDS encoding rhodanese-like domain-containing protein has product MAHDHAAGFLAIVNDAKKRVKEEDFRETKRRLDAGEKMILVDTREDNEWSKGRIPGAIHLGKGVIERDIENAVPDKNARLVLYCGGGFRSALAADNLQKMGYKNVISMDGGWRGWTEAGFPTVKD; this is encoded by the coding sequence ATGGCGCATGATCATGCGGCGGGGTTTTTGGCGATCGTCAACGACGCGAAGAAGCGCGTGAAGGAAGAGGATTTCCGCGAGACGAAGAGGCGGTTGGACGCGGGAGAGAAAATGATTCTGGTGGACACGCGCGAAGACAATGAATGGTCGAAGGGGCGTATTCCGGGCGCGATTCATCTGGGCAAAGGCGTGATCGAGCGCGATATCGAGAACGCTGTACCGGACAAGAATGCGCGGCTGGTGCTTTACTGCGGCGGAGGGTTCCGCTCGGCGCTGGCTGCGGATAATCTGCAGAAGATGGGATACAAGAACGTGATTTCGATGGACGGCGGCTGGCGCGGGTGGACGGAGGCGGGATTTCCGACAGTGAAGGATTAG